The Deinococcus yavapaiensis KR-236 genome segment CGAGCGCCTCGAGCGGCGCGCGGACGCCGCGTCGTGCTGCCAAGCGTGCAATTTCGACGACCGACCGTGGCTGCTCGCGACGCAACTCAGCACCGAGGAGATCGAACGCGTGTACAAAGTCAAGCGGACGCTGCTGCACTTCTTGTCGGAGTTCGAGCGGCGCACGCGCGACCGCGGGTTGGACGCGCGCGGCCTCGGCCGGGTGCGGTTGCTGATGACGTTGCGCGGCGAAAGCAACGTCGTGCGGCGATCGCGCGGCGGCGTCGACACGATCACCTTGCCGTCCTTTTTGCAGCTTTCGCCGTTCTTCGGGCGGTTGGAGTTCGTCACGGAACGCGAAATCGAACGCACCTTGGATGAAGCGACGCGCGAAGGATACGTCGCGGTCACGCCGTTCAAGGACGGCGTCACGTACCAACTGACTGCGGCCGGCGCGCAGTTCCTGACGCGCCCGAACCGCCCGCGCGAAACGAGGATGCCCGCATGACCGACCCTGCTTCCCCACCGCTCGACGATGAGGACGTCACGACGCGCCGCATCGAGCGGCTGCTCGACCTTGAGAACGCCGCGTGGTTGCAGTTGCTCGTGTCGAGCCTTCCGCCCGGCGATGTCACGCGCCTGTACCGCGACGCGTTCGTCGGGAAAAGCGAGCACCTCGGGCGGGTGCTGGTGCGTCGACCGCTCAAGGACGTGCGGTCCGAGCACGTCCTTGAAGCGTTGGAGAAGCTGCGCGAGCACCAACCGGCGTTGCTGCGGCGCTTCGTGCTGACGTGGCTCGCGCGGCATGACGACGACTTGAACGCGATGCAGCGACATGAAGCGCCGGACGTCGCGGCGGACGTGTTGGACGTCGCGTCGTGGTTGCTGAGCGCCGAAGGGCGCGCGGACGACCGCGCGGCGTTGCAGCACGCGCGGTCGCAGGTGCGCGCCCTCACCATCGAGTTGCACGAACAGCAGCGCGTGGCGCGCGACGCGACGCTCGCGCACGAACGCTTGTCGAACGAGCACGGCAAGTTGACGCGACGACTCGAGCAGTTGCAAGCGCGGCACGCGCAGCAATCGCAAGAGGAACGGAACGCGCTCGTGCGCAAGCACGATCGTGAACTGCTTCGCTTGCGTACGGCCGCGCAGCGCGCGCAAGACGACATCGACGCGGCCCGTGGGCACCTCGACGCGGTTCGCGCGCAGCATGAACGGGACGCGCGCCTTGCCGAAGCGCGGTGGGCGCAGGAGCGTGACGCGCTGCAGCGGCGCGTTGACGCGTTGGAGGCGCAACGGAACGCCGAGTCGCACGCGCTCGTGAGCGAGGCGCGCGCGCAACTGCGCCGCGAACGCTTCGAGTTCGAAGAGCAGCAGCAAGCGTTGCGGCGGCAGCTGCGCGAACAACACGAGCGCGTCGTCGACTTGGAAGGGCAATTGGCCGAGCGTGCCGAACCGACGTTGGACGCGCAGCTGCTCGACGACGCGTTGATCGTGAACTACCCGGCGCTGCACGACGAACCGATCGAACGCTTCGTGGGGTTGTTCGACGCGTACCGCGCGTTTCTCGCGCAGCGCCACGACGACGCGACGCTTTCGCGCGCGTCGAACATCGCCGCGTTTTCGCACCGCGCGCCGCGAGGGCTGCTCGTCGTGGGGTTGGAGCGTCTGCTGGAAGATGGCGCGAACTTACCGCTCGCGCGCTACCTTCGCATGAGCGTCTTTCGGCAAGAAGCGGTGCTGCAACGCCTCATTGACGCGGTCGAATCACCGCGGCTTCCTCGATCCTCATGACGAACATCCGACCGTACAAATTGCTGCGCGAGCCGTTGACGATTCAAAGGCATCGTTGCTTCGTCACGCGTTTATGGAGCGACGGACGCTTGGAGCTCACCAGCGCCGACGGTCGCGTCACGATCAAGCACGCCGAGGAGCTCGTGTCGGCCTTTCCGGACTTGCTGGACGCGGTGCAGAACCTCGTGGAACGGCACACGCCCGAGCAGCGCGCGCATCACTTAATCGACCGCTTGAGTACGGTCGCGGGACGCGCGGCGCGTGCGAACGCACCGAAGGAAGCGTGGCCGCCGAACGTGCGGTTGATGCGGCGTGACGTCGCGCCGAACGTGCGTGTCGACGGCGTCACGCGTGACGGATCCATGTTCGTCATCAACGACGAGATGCTGACGCTCGCGCAAGTCGCGTTCAAGTTCGAGGCGCACGTCGACGCGATTGTGGAAGCGACGCGGTCGCTGGTGCACAACGTCACGGCGGTGCGCGCCGCGTTCGCCGCGCAGCGTCCACGAGCGGAACCGCCGGTGAGCACGCCGACGCCCGCGCCGCGTGAAGACGCGCGCTTGGCGCAGTACGAACGTGAGTGGCGCAAAGTGCACGATGAAAACGAAGATTTGCGTCGTTCGCTGCGTGAAGCGCGCGCCGAAGCGGACGCGCTGCAAGCGCAACTGCAACGCGCGGCGGCGTTCGAGGACGAAGCGCGCCGCGCGACGCAACTCGAAGGCGACCTCATCACGGCGCGGCAGGAACTTGAGGCGTTGCGGCGAGGCGTGACGCACGACGCGGCCTTCGTGGCGTTGCAAGCGGAATTGGAGCGCCTCCAGCGGCGCGTGCACAACCCACGGTTTTGGACGGCGGCGTTCGCGGAGACGTTCGCGGAGTCGTTGGCGAGCATGGACGCGGTGCACGCGCCGCTGGAGGGCATCGACGCGAGCGACGTCTTGGAGGTGTTCGCGGCGTGGCACGCCGAGGTGCAAGAAGGCGTGGAGTTGCTGCACACCGTGGGGTTCGACGCGGCGCTCAGCGAACACTTGCGGCGCGTGCTGATCGTGCAGTGGGTGTACTTGCGGTGGCTGGAGTTGACGGCGGACGTCGGCGAGGCGCGCGCGTGAACGCGCTCGAAGCGGAGGTGTTGCGGCGCGTCCGCGCGGACGGACCGGTGCGGTTGCACGTTACGGGCGAGGAGTACGTGTGGTTGCGCCGCGCGGTGCGGACGTTGTGGGATGATCACGACGGTTGGTGGGCGCGTCAAGAGAAGTTTCAGTTGTTGTTCTTGGCGTTTTTACGGGCGTACACCTTTTACCGTGACTTGTCGGAAAACGACCGGGTGTTCTGGGCGAACTTCTACCGTGAGTTGGAGTTGCCGCCGCGGCCCGTGACGAACGCGCAGTACGACAACTTGTGGGCGGTGCTGACATCGCACGAGGAAACGCGGCCGTACTGCCGTGAAACGAGCGGCGGGCGGCGTTTCGTTGACAGTATCGCCGCCATTTGGGGCATTCGCAGTCTCACGGCGGCGCAGCTCATCTCGTTTTTCGGGGCGTACTACAACCGCTTCCCCGGTCGACCGATCGATCGCGCGTTGATGCAGCGGCTCGTGCCGGACGCGGACGACGTGATGTTGCGGCAAGCGGCGGCGTACGACCGGGTGTTTCGGGACATGACGCGCGTCGTGGATTTCATCCTCGACACGAACAAGAACCTCGCGCGGCTCGCGCCGGACGTGTTGTGCGCGCGCCTTGAAGCGGCAGGCGTGTCGTTGGGCACGCCGAATCCCGTGAAGTTCTTCGCGCATAAAACCGAGGCGGGGTTGTGGCGTCTCGTGACCGCGTCGGACGGAGGAACGCGGCGGCGGTACCGCGTGCACGTCGCGCGTACGACGCTGCGGCAACCGACGGACGAGTCGGACGTGACAGTGCAACTCGCGCCGGGAGTCGGTGTGGAAGGCGGCGGGGTCGAGGTGCGGCTCGAGGACCGCGAGCAGTTCCGGTCGGGGCGCGCGGAGTTGCGGTTCGAGCACGTGCGGGTGCCGGTGCACGGCGCGCTCGTGCGCGTGTCAGGCTTGTCGGTGGGTCGGCACGTGGGCGAGTTGTACCTCAACGATCAACCGGCGGGCCGCAGCGTCGACGTGACGATCTTACCGGCGTTCGAGTGGCAGTGGACGCGGCAGCGCGGTCCGTTGATCGAACGGCAATGGCAAGTGGGCAGCGTGCGCTTGCACGACGGTCGGTTCGGTACGTTTCGATGGCAACCTTCGTGGGAGTGTGAGGACGGGCGGTGGCGGCCGGGCGGCAGCGTCGCGCGCGTGTGGATCGACGAGGCGTTGGAGTTCGACGTGCTCGTGAGCGCGGAAAGTTACGGCGCGCGCGTGCTCGACCCGAGCGACGGAAGCGTGGTGTCGCGCGTGTCGTCGCCGGAGGTGTTGCGTCGCGCGATCGTGCGGGTGTTCACGCCGAGCAAGCGGCGTCCGCAAGACGTGCGGGCGTACGTGGAGAGCGTGCCGGACGTGCGTTGCAGCGTGCTCGAAGGGCAGCACGTGGCGCCGCTCGCGGACGTGACGGCGTGCTCGAACGACGCGGTGGTGTTGGAAGTGCGGCACGCGGACGTGTGGCATCGATTGCACGCCGTGCCGTACGATGCGCCGCCGTTGTCGTGGGCGTGCGAGGTGCGCGACGGTGACTTGATGATCGACGTGGGCGCGGCGCGAAACGTGCGCGTCCGGGTGGAGGAACGCGCGCGGAGCGGGACGTGTGTGGAAGCGTACGAGTTGCTCGTGCCGAGCGGTGCGTTTCGGCACGAGCTGCGCCGTTCGACGGTGTGGGAGGCGTTGGACGTGACGGTGAGCGTCGTTGCGGAAAACGAGGCGGTGGTGTCGAAGCGCGTGTCGTGCCCGCCTCGACCGTTGGTGGACGCGTGGTCGGACTTGCTGCGTCACGGTCTCGGGTGGGCGGCGTTGAAGAGGAAGCAGCCGTGAAACGCGGCCGGAACGCCCTCGCCCGTTCGCCGACCGCTTAAGATTGAACTGGGTATAATCTGCGTGAAATTGTAATTAATTGATATCATGAAACATCAGCTGACTAAGTAGTAGGCAAATAACCTTGGTTTTTTGAAGGGTGATAGAACTCATGTGGTAGAAATAAGCTTGATGATCATCTCCTTGATTTCCTGGAAAGGCGGCTGCGGTAAAACAACCAGCAGTATTCACTTCGCCGCGTTGCTCGCGCGACGCGGTCAAACCATGCTCGTCGACGAAGACCGCAGCCGCAACGCCACGAACTGGACCGCGCGCGGCGGCGACGCACTGCCCTTCAAAACCTTCCCGCCGCGCGCGCTCGGCACGGAAGCGCGCCGTCACGACCACATCGTCATCGACACGCGCGGCGGTCTCGAAGACCAAGACCTCGTCGACCTGTACGACAACAGCGACCTCGTGATCGTGCCCGCCATCGCCGAAAGCATGACCCTCGAAGCGCTCGCGGGCACCGCGCAAACGCTGCGCAAGCACGGCCGGGACTTGGGCAAGTTGCGCGTGCTGTTCACGCTCGCCCGCAAAACGAACGGCAAAAGCGATAAAGTCGCGGAAGCCAAAGCGGCCGTCGCGGAACTCGGCATCACGCCCCTGACGCGCACGATTCGCGCGACGGAAGCGTTCCGTGACGCGTGCGACAGCGGCCGCCTCGTGCGCGACGTGAAAAACCCCAACGGCAAGCTCGCGTGGATGGACTACGAACGAGCGTTCGCGGAGTTGACCTCGTGAGCGGCCGCTTCGCGAACCTCAAGAACCTCCACCTCGACGACGCTGAGACGCCCGAACCGCTTCAGGGAACAGCCACGCCTCCTGAAGCGGTCCAAACGACCGTGCCGCCACCAGAACCGCACGTTTCCGATGCACCGCCGAGCGAACCCGTCGCGCCACCCGAAGTGACAACGTCGAGCGCGCCCGCCAAAGCGGCGCGGCCATGGGACGCGATCGAAGCGCCCAGCGAGCCGCTCAAAGCCCTCAACGGCCGCGTGCCGCGCTCGGTGCGCCTCGCGTTTGACCGTGCGCTCACCGACGCGATGGACGCGCTGCGCGTCGACGTCACCGTCGACCTCGCCGTTGAAGCGCTCGCGCGACTCGTCGTCGACGACGAGGAGACGCGCGAGCGCTGGATGCACAAAATGTGGGAGCTCAAACGGCAACGTCGCAGCTGAACGAACGCGAGGCGTTGAACGCCTCGCGTTCCATTTTCTGAACGTTGCCGTCTTATGTCGGAACGAACAGGGGAGACGCGTGACCGACGTGGACCGCGGTGACACCTGCGCCCGCACCACCTGAACGCCCCTCCACTCGAACGAGCGACGCCCACGCGCCGTCGACGCCGACACCTTATGAAATCTCGCCGACGCGTACCTCACGCCGTTCAAAAGCGCGGACGTCCTCGCGAGTCGGCACACGCGTTCTCGTTGCGCACGCGTGAAACCTCCTCGCACCGACGGCCGAGGGCGTGCGAACGTGAACCGCAAGTTAACTCACGCGCCGCCTCGCCATCGCCACTGCTCGCGCGCCTCTTCAACTACGCGCGCGTGCCGCTCAACGGCCACCACGGCCTCGAAAAGAACCGGCCGTACCTCAAGGTACCTCAAGGCGAACGTGGAGCACGCCGTGCAACGCTGGAACGTCGTGAGACGACGTGAAGCGACGCCAGCGGCACGCCGAAGCGTGGGCGTTGCCGCTGCGCGGAGCGGACGTGCACCTCGCTCACCCTCACGAACGGCAAAGGCTGACGCGCGTCTCACCCCGTACCGACCGCTCGTTGAAACGCGCGAAGCGACCCGAGGTGTTCTCGTGGACGACGAGGAAAGGCGCGGCGCACCAGGCGCAGCCACTGTTCGCGCTCGACGGTGTCCCGCGGTTGTCACGCGCCGCGCACGTCCTACGCACGCGTACGCCGCGCCGAACGATTTGTGGCGCTCGGGTGTGTGGACGTGAGCACCACGTGGGCGTGCGCGTGAGCGAACAACGCCCGCGCCGCCGACAGCGGGTGACGCGTTCAACGCGCGCGATCACGTACCGCGCGCCTCGTCGAGCGCGGTGCGCACCACGGCGCGCAGACGCGCGTTTGGATCGGGCGCCTTCGACCCCTTTTCCATCTTCAAGCGCGCGTACAACTGCGCGAGCATCACCTCGCCGCCGTCAACGAGTCGTCGCAGTTCTTCGCGTTCGGCTTTGGACGTGCAAGCTTCCAACATGAACCACAACCTCCGCTCGACGTTCACCTCCGGCGCGGTGTGTGTAGGCTCGGCCGGCGAGGGCGTCAACGGCTCGTTGGCAAGCGCGGGAAGTGCGTTCGTCTCGCCGCGCGTGACTTGAAAGTCGTCCGGTTTCTCGAACATGTTGCGAATGAACCCCGCTTTGTTGCGCATGGTCTTGCCGCGTGCGTCGTACTCGGCGGCGATCTGCGCGAAGCGCGTGAGCATCGGGCGGATGAGGGCAGGCTGGTCTTGCGCGAGGCGTTCCGCAGCGGCCGCGCTCATGCCGCGTTGACGCAGCAACCGCACGAGGTCCGCGTTCGGCTTCGCGAGCTGTACGCGCCATCGCGCGCTCGCGCCGCGCCCGACGAGTTCGAACGACTCGACGAGGCTTGCTTCTCGCAGCGCGCCGAGCATGGCCGCCAAGGTGCGCCGCGTTGTCCGCGCGGCCGGACACGCCCAGCAACGTCCGCAAGTCGGTGACGCGCACGTTCAGCGCGCCCGTGCGCGGCGGCGCGCCGCGTGCCCAGCGTGGCGCTCGCGCTGTACGCCACGCTGGGCACGCGGCGCGCTTGCACGTTTTGCTACCGCGCGGCGCGCGCGTTAACGGCGAAGACGTCCGAGCAACGCACGTGAAGAAACGGCGTCGTGCCGGCCGCGTTCGGGCGCTCTTCGACGCGCACGTCTTCGAGCAAGCGCATGTTTCCGCGCGCGACCCCTGCCGCGTGGAGCGCGTTCGAGCGTGAACGTCGCGCGTTGCAGGCAGTGCAGCGCCGCGTGCTGACGGCCGCCCGCGCCGAGTTCCGCGGCGCGCAGCACCTCCGCGATCCGGGGCGTGCACGACGCCGTCGGCGGTCGCGAGTGACGCGAGGGCGAGCAGAACGCGCGTCCGCGCCGTGCGGCAAAGCGGCGTCGCTGCGCGCTTGGAAGGTCACGGCCGCGTGGTCGAGGACGACGTCGACGTCGCGCGTGAAGGCGTCGTCGGTGCGCGCGGCGCTCACAACGCCGCGCGCGAGAAGGGCCGGGAAGGTTGAGACGAGCACGAAGGCATCGTGGCACGCGCGTTTTCGAAGACCTGGTTCGCTCGTCGAGCTTCTTCACGGGTGTGTCGCGGAGCTTCGTGCTTGTTGTTTTTCTTTTTTAGAGGTCATCAAAGAGGGCACTCAAGGCCGACGTCGACAAGATGAAAACATCGTGTGGCATGGTGTTTTCCCGTTCGTGCTTCCTGGCTTGAGACGAGCTTTCCCTCGCGCGATTCGTGGAGAAGTCCTTTTTCGAGACGAGCTTTCCCTCGTGTCGACCGTGAAGCGCGTGAAGCGCGGCGGGGCGTTCCTCAAGAACGACGAGGTGGGTGTCGCATCGCCTTGCCGTGCGTTCAGCACGCGGTGCAACGCCTGTTTTCCTCGT includes the following:
- a CDS encoding ParA family protein, whose product is MIISLISWKGGCGKTTSSIHFAALLARRGQTMLVDEDRSRNATNWTARGGDALPFKTFPPRALGTEARRHDHIVIDTRGGLEDQDLVDLYDNSDLVIVPAIAESMTLEALAGTAQTLRKHGRDLGKLRVLFTLARKTNGKSDKVAEAKAAVAELGITPLTRTIRATEAFRDACDSGRLVRDVKNPNGKLAWMDYERAFAELTS